From a region of the Methylomonas rapida genome:
- the lepB gene encoding signal peptidase I: MNKPQAHKRPRLDQFLLKAVPILLLALAVERYIGQRFLIGGDDQVDRCLPDKWVYLIDTHNKDIWRGDLIAFRAERMAPFFKDGQIIVKIAAGVTGDTIHVDPQHTTINGERIIDGLPLTEKLKRPATQFKRHETIPPAAYWVTGQTDKSFDSRYWGYVYDHQVIGRAYALF, from the coding sequence ATGAACAAACCACAGGCCCATAAGCGACCGCGTTTAGACCAGTTTCTGCTCAAGGCGGTACCGATTTTGTTGTTGGCTCTAGCCGTTGAACGCTATATCGGCCAACGCTTTCTAATCGGCGGCGACGATCAGGTCGATCGCTGCCTACCGGACAAATGGGTTTACCTGATCGACACCCACAACAAGGATATCTGGCGCGGCGATTTGATTGCCTTTCGAGCAGAACGCATGGCTCCATTTTTCAAGGATGGCCAAATCATCGTCAAAATCGCCGCCGGCGTCACCGGCGACACCATACACGTCGATCCGCAGCACACCACGATTAACGGTGAACGAATCATCGACGGGTTGCCTTTAACGGAGAAACTCAAAAGGCCCGCGACCCAATTCAAACGTCATGAAACCATTCCACCGGCTGCCTACTGGGTAACCGGACAAACCGACAAAAGCTTCGATTCGCGTTACTGGGGCTATGTCTACGACCACCAAGTGATTGGACGGGCCTATGCGTTGTTTTGA